One genomic region from Leptolyngbyaceae cyanobacterium JSC-12 encodes:
- a CDS encoding fructose-1,6-bisphosphatase, class II (IMG reference gene:2510096445~PFAM: Bacterial fructose-1,6-bisphosphatase, glpX-encoded~TIGRFAM: fructose-1,6-bisphosphatase, class II): MESTLGLEIIEVVEQAAIASARLMGKGDKNEADRVAVEAMRERMNKIYMRGRIVIGEGERDEAPMLYIGEEVGICTREDAKNYCNPDELIEIDIAVDPCEGTNLCAYGQPGSMAVLAISEKGGLFAAPDFYMKKLAAPPAAKGKVDITKSATENLKILSECLDRAIDELVVVVMKRDRHNELIKEIREAGARVQLISDGDVGAAINCGFAGTNIHALMGIGAAPEGVISAAALRCLGAHFQGQLVYDPEVVKTGLIGESKESNIARLKEMGIEDPDRVYNAEELASGETVLFAGTGITSGNLMNGVRFFKGGARTHTLVISSQSKTARFVDTIHMFDQPKLIQLH, encoded by the coding sequence GTGGAAAGCACACTCGGTTTAGAGATCATTGAAGTCGTAGAGCAGGCAGCGATCGCGTCTGCTCGGTTGATGGGAAAAGGTGATAAGAACGAAGCCGACCGAGTAGCAGTAGAAGCCATGCGGGAGCGCATGAACAAGATCTACATGCGCGGACGGATTGTGATTGGGGAAGGAGAGCGAGATGAAGCACCGATGCTCTACATTGGCGAAGAAGTGGGAATCTGCACCCGTGAGGATGCCAAGAATTATTGCAATCCAGACGAATTGATTGAAATTGACATTGCCGTAGACCCCTGCGAAGGCACCAACCTCTGTGCGTATGGGCAACCTGGCTCGATGGCAGTCTTAGCGATTTCTGAAAAAGGTGGGCTGTTTGCTGCGCCTGATTTTTACATGAAAAAACTGGCAGCCCCCCCCGCGGCAAAAGGCAAAGTGGACATCACCAAGTCAGCTACAGAAAACCTCAAAATTTTGTCCGAATGCCTGGACCGCGCCATTGATGAATTGGTAGTCGTGGTGATGAAACGCGATCGCCACAACGAATTGATCAAAGAAATCCGTGAAGCAGGAGCACGCGTTCAACTGATTAGCGACGGAGACGTAGGCGCTGCGATCAACTGCGGGTTTGCCGGAACCAACATTCACGCGCTAATGGGGATTGGGGCTGCGCCAGAGGGCGTTATTTCAGCCGCAGCTCTCCGTTGCCTGGGTGCTCACTTCCAGGGTCAGTTAGTTTACGATCCAGAAGTGGTGAAAACAGGCTTAATTGGCGAAAGTAAGGAATCGAACATTGCCCGACTCAAGGAAATGGGAATTGAAGATCCAGATCGCGTTTACAACGCAGAAGAGCTAGCATCAGGTGAAACCGTTCTATTTGCTGGCACTGGAATCACCTCTGGAAACTTGATGAATGGGGTGCGCTTCTTCAAAGGTGGAGCCAGAACCCACACACTGGTTATTTCCAGCCAATCTAAAACCGCTCGCTTTGTCGATACGATCCACATGTTCGATCAGCCCAAGCTGATTCAGTTGCACTAA
- a CDS encoding hypothetical protein (IMG reference gene:2510096443): MMRLLIWVVFAWFAGAAAILGSLMTLGSLLLWLIPVRGKTPESDQRLAASHTWRTRIRLLLFSLALAMVGFSILSLVPLSNN; the protein is encoded by the coding sequence ATGATGCGATTGCTGATATGGGTGGTATTTGCCTGGTTCGCAGGTGCAGCCGCTATTTTAGGCAGTTTAATGACACTCGGCAGCTTGTTACTTTGGTTGATTCCTGTCCGCGGTAAAACTCCTGAGTCTGATCAGCGATTGGCAGCATCCCACACATGGAGAACGCGGATCAGATTGTTGTTGTTTTCATTGGCACTAGCTATGGTCGGTTTCAGCATACTCAGTCTGGTTCCGTTGTCCAACAATTAG
- a CDS encoding Glutaredoxin, GrxC family (IMG reference gene:2510096441~PFAM: Glutaredoxin~TIGRFAM: Glutaredoxin, GrxC family), with amino-acid sequence MLKALNSLLGRHPEHVKAKVELYTWQTCPYCIRAKLLLWWKGVNFIEYKIDGDESARTRMAERANGRRTVPQIFINHQHIGGCDDLYALDRKGGLDPLLAQPSHG; translated from the coding sequence ATGCTAAAAGCACTTAATTCCCTCCTCGGACGGCATCCAGAACACGTGAAAGCGAAGGTAGAACTCTACACTTGGCAAACCTGCCCCTACTGTATCCGTGCCAAACTGCTACTGTGGTGGAAAGGTGTGAATTTTATCGAATATAAGATAGACGGTGATGAATCCGCCAGAACCCGAATGGCAGAACGTGCCAATGGACGCCGTACGGTTCCCCAAATCTTCATTAATCATCAACACATCGGTGGTTGTGATGATCTCTATGCTTTAGACCGCAAAGGTGGATTAGACCCATTGCTGGCACAACCCAGTCATGGATAA
- a CDS encoding hypothetical protein (IMG reference gene:2510096437) yields the protein MQAFGTNRLLRTVGLIALSTLTVAAISNPAHLSAQELPTGPNQARPIDPNNPNVIRPGGPGGSADTGILSLQAGQRLMQEANAAVAAQNYSLAVKKLQESRQIFNQLSNFYQDLAGSFSGIENRIADSHRRKALETAQMRDDATYQLALVHRAQNQPELAVPLLIQIIRSQQPTRDLGKKAYQQLFELGFVDSPFPRPRADQSPPSANR from the coding sequence ATGCAAGCTTTCGGAACCAATCGTCTCCTTCGCACAGTGGGTTTGATTGCCTTATCAACCCTAACGGTTGCAGCTATCTCTAACCCAGCACACCTTTCTGCCCAAGAATTGCCCACTGGTCCGAACCAAGCAAGACCTATTGATCCGAATAATCCGAACGTGATTCGTCCGGGTGGACCTGGTGGTAGCGCTGACACGGGAATTTTGAGCTTACAAGCTGGACAACGCTTGATGCAAGAAGCCAATGCTGCTGTTGCAGCCCAGAATTACAGCCTGGCAGTCAAGAAACTCCAAGAATCTCGCCAAATCTTTAACCAGCTTTCCAATTTTTATCAAGACTTGGCAGGTAGCTTTTCAGGAATTGAAAATCGGATTGCAGATAGTCATCGCCGCAAAGCTCTGGAAACTGCTCAAATGCGGGATGATGCAACGTATCAACTGGCACTGGTGCACCGGGCACAGAACCAGCCTGAGTTAGCCGTTCCCCTCCTGATTCAAATTATTCGTAGCCAACAGCCAACTCGTGATTTAGGCAAAAAGGCTTACCAACAGTTATTCGAACTTGGCTTTGTGGATTCTCCTTTCCCTCGCCCGCGAGCAGATCAGTCTCCTCCCTCAGCAAACCGTTAG
- a CDS encoding monothiol glutaredoxin, Grx4 family (IMG reference gene:2510096435~PFAM: Glutaredoxin~TIGRFAM: monothiol glutaredoxin, Grx4 family), with protein MTPDTQARIDELIQSNKIMVFMKGNKLMPQCGFSNNVVQILNVLGVPYETVDVLADPEIRQGIKEYSNWPTIPQVYINGEFIGGSDIMIELYQKGELQQMVEVALAS; from the coding sequence ATGACTCCAGATACTCAAGCACGCATCGATGAATTGATCCAATCGAACAAGATTATGGTTTTCATGAAGGGGAATAAGCTGATGCCCCAGTGTGGTTTCTCTAACAATGTTGTACAAATTCTCAACGTGTTGGGTGTACCGTACGAAACCGTGGATGTTTTGGCTGATCCTGAGATTCGCCAGGGCATCAAAGAGTACTCGAATTGGCCGACGATTCCCCAAGTTTATATTAATGGAGAATTTATTGGCGGCTCAGACATTATGATTGAGCTGTACCAGAAGGGCGAACTTCAACAGATGGTGGAGGTTGCGCTGGCATCCTAG
- a CDS encoding ADP-ribose pyrophosphatase (IMG reference gene:2510096442~PFAM: NUDIX domain), translating into MDVPHFTETGRVNPKTAADRMPDVYYAIALDYLVFTCVDLVLLHNNQILLARRNRYPRKTWWVIGGRMVAGEAPLETAQRKAAEEAGLANLDQDRFQFIGVYSTSFAFREQEPICNGSHSVNLTYQVRLTEHEKQSVVLTSSEYESDYQWVDLEHVIHRINPDDSLDQALVAIVHDIKRWG; encoded by the coding sequence ATGGACGTTCCGCATTTTACTGAAACCGGGCGAGTGAATCCAAAAACTGCGGCAGATCGAATGCCAGATGTTTACTATGCGATCGCCCTCGATTACCTCGTATTCACCTGTGTAGATCTTGTATTGCTGCACAACAATCAAATTTTGTTAGCTCGTCGTAATCGTTATCCTCGTAAGACCTGGTGGGTGATTGGCGGCAGAATGGTGGCAGGAGAAGCACCGTTAGAAACAGCTCAACGAAAAGCGGCGGAAGAGGCTGGATTAGCCAATCTAGACCAGGATCGCTTTCAATTCATCGGGGTCTATTCCACCAGTTTTGCCTTTCGAGAGCAAGAACCGATTTGCAACGGTTCTCATAGTGTTAATTTGACTTATCAAGTGAGGTTGACAGAGCACGAGAAACAGTCGGTCGTATTAACGAGCAGCGAATACGAATCTGATTATCAGTGGGTTGATCTGGAGCACGTGATTCATCGAATAAACCCTGATGATTCGCTAGACCAGGCTCTTGTCGCGATCGTGCATGATATCAAGCGGTGGGGATGA
- a CDS encoding stress-induced morphogen (IMG reference gene:2510096436~PFAM: BolA-like protein) — protein sequence MISPSQVEAMIQAQLPDAQVQVITNDGEHYEVLVVSSAFEGKRLVQQHQMVYKAIQQEMLTGAIHAMAVKTYTPDTWQEVVGQTA from the coding sequence ATGATCAGCCCAAGTCAAGTTGAGGCAATGATCCAGGCACAACTGCCAGATGCTCAAGTGCAGGTCATAACGAATGATGGAGAACATTACGAAGTCTTGGTCGTTTCTTCTGCTTTTGAAGGGAAGCGGCTTGTTCAGCAGCATCAAATGGTTTATAAAGCGATCCAACAAGAAATGTTGACGGGCGCTATTCACGCAATGGCAGTCAAGACTTACACGCCTGATACATGGCAAGAAGTCGTTGGTCAAACTGCATAA
- a CDS encoding acetyltransferase, ribosomal protein N-acetylase (IMG reference gene:2510096447~PFAM: Acetyltransferase (GNAT) family): MSEFKPEVTLREITKENLRDILRLKVAPNQEQFVAPNAVSIAEAHFAPEVAWFRAIYAGDVPVGFLMLEDDVVQRQYFLWRFMIDERYQGRGYGRKALELFFEHVRTRPGATVVDTSCVPAEGGPGPFYEKMGFVYTGEKEGDELCMRREL, from the coding sequence ATGTCTGAGTTCAAGCCTGAAGTAACGCTGCGCGAAATCACGAAAGAAAACTTGAGGGATATTCTGCGGCTAAAAGTTGCTCCCAATCAAGAACAGTTCGTGGCACCCAATGCCGTGTCGATCGCCGAAGCCCACTTTGCCCCAGAGGTTGCCTGGTTTCGTGCGATTTACGCAGGTGATGTGCCAGTTGGATTTTTGATGCTGGAAGACGACGTAGTTCAACGGCAGTATTTTCTTTGGCGGTTCATGATCGACGAGCGGTATCAGGGGCGCGGCTACGGGCGGAAAGCGCTGGAGTTGTTCTTTGAGCATGTCAGGACTCGTCCTGGTGCAACGGTCGTTGATACGAGCTGTGTACCAGCCGAGGGTGGTCCCGGTCCTTTCTATGAAAAGATGGGGTTTGTCTACACCGGGGAAAAAGAGGGTGACGAACTGTGTATGCGACGCGAATTGTGA
- a CDS encoding glutamyl-tRNA reductase (IMG reference gene:2510096446~PFAM: Glutamyl-tRNAGlu reductase, N-terminal domain; Shikimate / quinate 5-dehydrogenase; Glutamyl-tRNAGlu reductase, dimerisation domain~TIGRFAM: glutamyl-tRNA reductase) has product MNIVVVGLSHKTAPVEVREKLSIPEPQCDRAIAQLCSHPHIEEVAILSTCNRMEIYAVADETENGVRAIIQFLSDHSKLPATYLRQYLFVLLHHDAVMHLMRVSAGLDSLVLGEGQILAQVKQCHKLGQEHKGVGRTLNQLFKQAITAGKRVRTETSIGTGAVSISSAAVELAQMKVQNLAACRVAIIGAGKMSRLLVQHLVSKGAASIAIVNRSMERMQELAKQFPEGDLHLHPMADMMQVISHSDIVFTSTAATDPLLDRSKLEAVLDPNQHLMLFDISVPRNVDSNVNELSYVQAFNVDDLKAVVAQNHEARRQMAMEAEALLDEEVESFEIWWRSLETVSTISSLRDKVETIRVQELEKALSRLGTEFAEKHQEVIEALTRGIVNKILHDPMVQLRAQQDIEARRQAMKTLSTLFNLETANQKAI; this is encoded by the coding sequence ATGAACATTGTTGTTGTCGGTTTGAGCCACAAAACGGCTCCAGTCGAAGTTCGAGAAAAGCTTAGTATTCCAGAACCGCAGTGTGACCGGGCGATCGCGCAGTTGTGTAGCCATCCCCACATCGAAGAAGTTGCAATTTTAAGCACCTGTAACCGGATGGAAATTTATGCGGTGGCAGACGAAACCGAAAATGGTGTTCGGGCAATTATCCAATTTTTGTCAGATCACAGTAAATTACCTGCTACTTACCTCCGCCAATATCTGTTTGTGCTATTGCACCATGACGCTGTGATGCACCTGATGCGAGTTTCTGCCGGGCTAGACAGCCTCGTTTTGGGAGAAGGGCAAATTCTGGCACAGGTGAAGCAATGTCATAAATTAGGACAAGAGCATAAAGGCGTTGGGCGAACACTTAACCAACTGTTTAAACAAGCTATTACAGCAGGGAAACGAGTTCGTACAGAAACCAGCATTGGCACTGGTGCGGTTTCCATCAGTTCGGCAGCCGTAGAACTGGCACAAATGAAAGTCCAGAATTTAGCAGCTTGCCGGGTAGCAATTATTGGTGCTGGAAAGATGTCTCGCTTGCTAGTACAGCACCTAGTTTCAAAAGGAGCCGCCAGTATTGCGATTGTGAATCGCTCGATGGAGCGGATGCAAGAACTGGCAAAGCAATTTCCAGAAGGTGATTTGCATCTGCATCCGATGGCAGACATGATGCAGGTGATCAGCCACTCCGATATCGTGTTCACCAGTACCGCTGCAACTGATCCACTATTAGACCGTTCCAAATTAGAAGCAGTACTCGATCCAAATCAACATTTGATGCTGTTCGATATTTCGGTTCCTCGAAATGTAGACTCTAACGTGAATGAGCTTTCCTATGTGCAGGCATTCAACGTCGATGACCTGAAAGCGGTTGTCGCCCAGAACCACGAAGCTCGTCGCCAGATGGCCATGGAAGCGGAAGCATTGCTAGATGAAGAGGTGGAATCGTTTGAAATCTGGTGGCGATCGCTCGAAACCGTTTCTACCATCAGCAGTCTACGCGACAAAGTTGAGACTATCCGTGTTCAGGAACTAGAGAAAGCCTTATCACGCCTGGGAACGGAGTTTGCTGAAAAACATCAGGAAGTGATCGAAGCCCTGACCCGTGGCATTGTCAATAAAATCCTGCATGATCCAATGGTGCAACTCCGTGCCCAGCAAGACATTGAAGCCCGTCGTCAGGCAATGAAAACCCTCAGCACATTATTTAACCTAGAAACTGCCAACCAAAAAGCGATTTAG
- a CDS encoding 1-acyl-sn-glycerol-3-phosphate acyltransferase (IMG reference gene:2510096439~PFAM: Acyltransferase): MARFESVLECSSSVDIRDIQADVSEGFDPVYPSDALASVPSTTIAPKKKAADPAPSRFSPWLLSLAYPFGRFCVFPAYFGRVEVTGREYLPGSGPVILAPTHRSRWDALMVPFAAGYHVTGRHLRFMVSADEVTGLQGWFIRRLGGFPINTSRPAIASLRHGVELLEQGEVLVIFPEGNIFRENTVHPLKPGLARLAVQAETHGNLGIQVVPMNIRYSNPLVPWRTNAQVHIGSPLRVADYCTGCSKKDAKSLTAALQAAMEALNPQD; this comes from the coding sequence ATGGCTCGGTTTGAATCTGTTTTAGAGTGCTCGTCCTCTGTTGATATACGAGATATACAAGCTGATGTTTCCGAGGGATTTGATCCGGTTTATCCATCAGATGCTCTTGCGAGTGTTCCCTCAACCACGATAGCGCCTAAGAAGAAAGCAGCTGATCCGGCACCCTCGCGCTTTTCTCCCTGGTTGCTGTCTCTGGCTTATCCATTCGGTCGGTTTTGTGTTTTCCCTGCTTACTTTGGTCGAGTTGAAGTTACTGGACGAGAATATTTACCAGGTTCTGGTCCTGTTATTCTGGCTCCGACCCATCGATCTCGCTGGGATGCGCTTATGGTTCCATTTGCTGCCGGGTATCATGTGACTGGTCGGCATCTACGATTTATGGTGTCTGCTGATGAGGTAACAGGGCTACAGGGCTGGTTTATTCGTCGATTGGGGGGGTTCCCAATTAATACGAGTCGTCCAGCGATCGCTAGCTTGCGACATGGAGTGGAACTACTGGAACAGGGCGAAGTATTGGTCATCTTTCCTGAAGGTAATATCTTTCGGGAAAATACTGTCCATCCCCTTAAGCCTGGGTTGGCGAGATTAGCCGTTCAGGCTGAGACGCACGGGAATTTGGGCATTCAGGTAGTGCCAATGAACATTCGTTATAGTAACCCGCTGGTTCCCTGGCGCACAAACGCCCAAGTGCATATTGGCTCTCCGTTGCGGGTTGCAGATTACTGTACAGGCTGCTCAAAGAAAGACGCTAAATCGTTGACCGCAGCATTGCAAGCAGCCATGGAAGCATTAAACCCCCAGGATTAA
- a CDS encoding regulatory P domain of subtilisin-like proprotein convertase (IMG reference gene:2510096438~PFAM: Proprotein convertase P-domain; Subtilase family), which produces MTNQSSGSGQHALQGQSMLESSVGRVLQRGGEELLLEKVDDRFTVKATDPAAVTTLIEPLPAEVNPELLPGQLTEIVVPPTDRDQVMQEMRQADAIEFASHVYQLHTDPASRVYLTDQLTVQFAPQVSTVAIAQLASEHGIEQVKPIDGIPNAFVFRVTPSATENPVKISNRLIQHPDVQVAEPNIIVPTQSLYRPKDPMYTKQWHLNHNGGQGLAPNSHVFAEQAWDITRGVRSVVVAIMDDSVDINHPDFQSMGKIVAPRDFNDNDFMPLPGLPDDNHGTACAGVAVAEENGVGAVGVAPGCALMPLRTSGFLDDDSVEQLFGWAMTKGASVISCSWGPAAVYFPLSLRQRNALTRAAAEGRNGKGCIIVFAAGNANRPTNGTINEQGWIDNVLKGATQWLNGFAVHPDVIAVSASTSLNRKAAYSNWGKEISVCAPSNNAPPGVGLQQVGYVFTPPEVRTRLEGLGIVTTDRVGTAGYSSSDFANDFGGTSSACPLVAGVAALVLSANPELTAAEVRQVLQQTADKIVDPNPDPQFGFRKGTYETGGRSDWFGYGKVNAFKAVQAAMQRKAPAIAASRQLQLQNTTSVPIPDNNSTGVVSIIPVSETAPIRSIQVTVEIDHSFLSDIEISLISPTNQLFLLQGRTLGRRTSHRGTYSPRNSPLLARAIGQSAQGRWQLKVTDNAPGDTGTLKSWQLILGV; this is translated from the coding sequence ATGACAAATCAGTCCTCGGGATCAGGACAACATGCTCTTCAAGGACAATCAATGCTGGAATCTAGTGTTGGGCGGGTGTTGCAACGAGGCGGGGAGGAGTTGTTATTGGAAAAGGTGGACGATCGCTTCACAGTGAAAGCGACTGATCCCGCTGCGGTCACAACTTTAATTGAGCCACTGCCTGCAGAGGTGAATCCGGAGCTATTACCAGGGCAGTTAACCGAAATTGTGGTTCCTCCCACTGACCGCGATCAGGTCATGCAGGAAATGCGTCAGGCAGATGCAATCGAGTTTGCCAGCCACGTTTATCAACTGCATACTGATCCTGCCTCACGTGTGTATCTAACAGACCAATTAACCGTACAATTTGCGCCACAGGTAAGTACAGTCGCGATCGCCCAACTTGCTTCAGAACATGGCATTGAACAGGTTAAGCCAATCGATGGAATTCCCAACGCTTTTGTGTTTCGCGTCACCCCTAGCGCCACTGAAAATCCTGTCAAAATCAGCAATCGTCTGATTCAGCACCCTGATGTACAAGTGGCAGAACCCAATATTATTGTTCCCACCCAATCGCTATATCGCCCCAAGGATCCGATGTATACCAAACAATGGCATTTGAATCATAACGGCGGACAAGGTCTTGCCCCTAACTCTCATGTATTTGCCGAGCAAGCCTGGGATATCACCCGCGGGGTGCGCTCTGTCGTAGTTGCTATTATGGATGACTCAGTTGATATCAACCATCCAGACTTTCAGAGCATGGGAAAAATCGTTGCCCCTAGAGACTTTAACGACAACGACTTCATGCCCTTACCAGGCTTGCCCGATGACAATCATGGGACTGCCTGTGCTGGCGTTGCAGTTGCCGAAGAAAACGGTGTTGGAGCAGTGGGTGTAGCTCCGGGTTGTGCCTTAATGCCGCTTCGCACCAGTGGTTTTCTGGATGATGACTCCGTTGAGCAGTTGTTTGGCTGGGCAATGACGAAAGGAGCCTCCGTGATTTCATGTAGTTGGGGACCGGCGGCTGTCTATTTCCCGCTGTCACTACGACAACGCAACGCGTTGACTCGGGCAGCCGCAGAGGGACGCAATGGGAAGGGGTGCATCATTGTGTTTGCGGCTGGGAATGCCAATCGCCCAACCAATGGCACGATCAACGAACAGGGCTGGATTGACAATGTCCTCAAAGGTGCGACTCAATGGCTGAATGGTTTTGCTGTCCATCCTGATGTAATTGCGGTGTCCGCATCTACGAGTCTGAATCGCAAAGCAGCTTACAGTAACTGGGGCAAAGAGATTTCGGTGTGCGCTCCTAGCAACAATGCTCCTCCTGGCGTGGGCTTACAACAAGTGGGCTATGTATTCACGCCGCCGGAAGTCCGAACCAGGCTAGAAGGATTGGGAATCGTCACGACGGATCGTGTCGGGACTGCAGGCTATAGCTCATCTGACTTTGCCAATGATTTCGGTGGAACTTCGAGTGCCTGTCCGCTGGTGGCTGGAGTTGCAGCCTTAGTGCTGTCGGCCAATCCAGAATTGACTGCAGCAGAAGTTCGGCAAGTCTTACAGCAAACCGCAGATAAAATTGTTGATCCTAACCCTGACCCACAGTTTGGATTCCGCAAAGGCACCTACGAGACTGGGGGACGCTCTGACTGGTTTGGCTATGGCAAGGTGAATGCCTTCAAAGCGGTGCAGGCAGCCATGCAACGCAAAGCTCCGGCGATCGCAGCATCTCGTCAGTTACAACTGCAAAACACTACTAGCGTTCCCATTCCTGATAACAACTCCACGGGAGTCGTTAGCATCATTCCAGTCAGTGAAACAGCTCCTATCAGAAGCATTCAGGTCACAGTAGAAATTGATCACAGTTTCTTAAGCGATATCGAAATTAGCTTGATCTCACCAACGAATCAACTATTTTTGCTGCAAGGACGCACATTAGGACGGCGAACCTCGCATCGAGGCACCTATTCACCCCGCAACTCGCCACTGTTAGCAAGGGCAATTGGGCAATCGGCTCAAGGACGCTGGCAATTAAAAGTGACAGACAATGCTCCTGGTGATACAGGAACCCTCAAAAGCTGGCAGTTAATCCTGGGGGTTTAA
- a CDS encoding CP12 domain protein (IMG reference gene:2510096444~PFAM: CP12 domain), producing the protein MAKEFESDRGITEALEQELQHLMVQAKAVCETVGDRSKECIEAQHAIAALQTTIADQHRAEKNRTFFDRHCAENPDALDCRIYDV; encoded by the coding sequence ATGGCTAAAGAATTTGAGTCGGATCGTGGAATAACTGAAGCGCTAGAGCAGGAATTGCAGCATTTAATGGTGCAAGCAAAAGCAGTTTGCGAAACTGTTGGCGATCGCTCAAAAGAATGTATCGAGGCTCAACATGCTATTGCTGCGCTCCAAACCACTATTGCAGATCAGCATCGAGCCGAAAAGAATCGCACCTTTTTTGATCGGCACTGTGCTGAGAACCCAGATGCCTTGGATTGCCGGATTTATGATGTGTAG
- a CDS encoding cytosine/adenosine deaminase (IMG reference gene:2510096440~PFAM: Cytidine and deoxycytidylate deaminase zinc-binding region) — MDKTIISHHSLSSSFYPLDDPQYLTHCQWMERAIALAQVAGEAGEVPIGAVVVKDGKAIAEAANRRERDHDPTAHAEILALREAGRVLKTWHLTQCTLYVTLEPCPMCAGALILARLGTLVYGADDPKAGAVRSVLNLPDSGCSNHRLSVIGGILEASCRQQLQTWFATRRQKHDSSS, encoded by the coding sequence ATGGATAAGACAATTATCAGCCATCATTCCCTGTCTTCAAGCTTCTATCCCCTGGATGATCCCCAATACCTGACCCACTGCCAATGGATGGAACGGGCGATCGCTCTAGCTCAAGTGGCGGGAGAGGCGGGTGAAGTTCCGATTGGTGCAGTCGTAGTCAAGGATGGAAAAGCGATCGCAGAAGCCGCGAACCGGCGAGAAAGAGATCACGATCCCACTGCCCATGCAGAAATTCTGGCACTTCGAGAAGCTGGGCGCGTCTTAAAAACTTGGCACCTCACCCAGTGCACGCTCTACGTCACCCTGGAACCCTGCCCTATGTGTGCGGGTGCGTTAATTCTGGCTCGGCTGGGCACTCTGGTATATGGAGCCGATGATCCAAAAGCGGGTGCTGTCAGAAGTGTCCTCAATTTGCCAGATAGTGGCTGTTCCAATCACCGCTTATCAGTAATTGGTGGTATCTTGGAGGCTTCTTGTCGGCAGCAACTGCAAACCTGGTTTGCAACGCGTCGTCAGAAGCATGATTCATCCTCATGA